A region of Leishmania mexicana MHOM/GT/2001/U1103 complete genome, chromosome 8 DNA encodes the following proteins:
- a CDS encoding CPC cysteine peptidase, Clan CA, family C1,Cathepsin B-like, whose translation MAFRTKSALCLVAVFVVLLATTVSALYAKPSDIPLLGKSFVAETNSKAKGQWTASADNGHLVTGKSLEEVRKLMGVTSMSTEAVPPRNFSVEEMQQDLPESFDASEKWPMCVTIGEIRDQSNCGSCWAIAAVEAMSDRYCTMSGIPDRRISTTNLLSCCFICGFGCYGGIPAMAWLWWVWVGVTTELCQPYPFGPCSHHGNSSKYPPCPNTIYNTPKCNTTCDNVEMELVKYKGVSSYSIKGERELMVELMNNGPLEVAMQVYADFVAYKSGVYKHVSGDHLGGHAVKLVGWGVKDGIPYWKIANSWNTDWGDKGYFLIQRGNDECGIESSGVAGKPGEE comes from the coding sequence ATGGCCTTCCGCACCAAGTCTGCGCTGTGCCTGGTGGCCGTGTTCGTCGTGCTGCTGGCCACCACGGTGAGCGCGCTCTATGCCAAGCCAAGTGACATTCCGCTTCTCGGCAAGAGTTTTGTGGCAGAGACCAACTCAAAGGCGAAGGGTCAGTGGACCGCCTCGGCCGATAATGGCCATTTGGTCACCGGCAAGAGcctcgaggaggtgcgcaagCTGATGGGTGTGACCAGCATGAGCACCGAGGCTGTCCCGCCCCGCAACTTCTCCGTGGAGGAAATGCAGCAAGACCTGCCAGAGTCCTTCGACGCCAGCGAAAAGTGGCCCATGTGCGTGACGATCGGCGAGATTCGTGACCAATCGAACTGCGGCTCATGCTGGGCCATTGCCGCGGTGGAGGCTATGTCAGACCGCTACTGCACCATGTCTGGCATTCCGGACCGCCGCATATCGACCACCAACCTTCTTTCCTGCTGCTTCATATGCGGCTTTGGCTGCTACGGCGGCATTCCGGCGATGGCGTGGCTGTGGTGGGTGTGGGTTGGCGTAACGACGGAGCTCTGCCAGCCCTACCCCTTTGGCCCATGCAGCCATCACGGGAACAGCAGCAAGTACCCGCCCTGCCCGAACACCATCTACAATACCCCCAAATGCAACACCACCTGTGACAACGTCGAGATGGAGCTGGTCAAGTACAAGGGTGTCTCATCTTACTCCATCAAGGGCGAAAGGGAGCTCATGGTCGAGCTCATGAACAACGGCCCCCTGGAGGTAGCCATGCAGGTGTACGCCGACTTCGTTGCCTACAAGAGTGGGGTGTACAAGCACGTCAGTGGTGATCATCTCGGCGGGCACGCCGTGAAGCTGGTCGGCTGGGGAGTCAAAGACGGCATCCCGTACTGGAAGATTGCGAACAGCTGGAACACCGACTGGGGTGACAAAGGCTACTTCCTGATCCAGCGCGGCAACGATGAGTGCGGCATtgagagcagcggcgttgct